The Coffea arabica cultivar ET-39 chromosome 8e, Coffea Arabica ET-39 HiFi, whole genome shotgun sequence genome window below encodes:
- the LOC113704843 gene encoding receptor kinase-like protein Xa21: MAITLRTEGKRMEVEDRVFRLVQTCVQIVLLDAMKELLDKNELDGVVSHLFGFWCGGHGLPRKRKTTDQATSSRSLNLSQKLNIAIDVASALQYLHNHCEAEIVHCDLKPSNILLENDLVARVGDFGLARLLPKPINRSSEQGTSSIIAIKGTIGRAAPEYGMGLVASTLGDVYSCGILLLEMITRRRPTDDMFMDELDIHNYVNRDLSEQVCEIVDPLILSKAGDGNRRMTPGRENINGGRETECIISLLKLGLKCSQRLPNDRMHMDEVVRKLHLIKDVFLGVRLHQANLEV, translated from the exons ATGGCAATCACATTGAGGACGGAAGGGAAACGAATGGAGGTGGAGGATAGGGTGTTTAGGTTGGTGCAAACATGTGTCCAGATTGTGCTTTTAGATGCTATGAAGGAATTATTGGACAAGAATGAGCTGGATGGGGTGGTTTCtcatttatttggattttggtGTGGAGGACATGGACTACCG agAAAGAGAAAGACAACTGATCAGGCAACAAGCTCAAGAAGTCTCAATCTTTCTCAGAAGCTGAACATTGCAATTGATGTAGCTTCAGCTTTGCAGTACCTTCACAACCACTGCGAAGCTGAGATTGTTCACTGTGATCTAAAACCAAGTAACATTCTTCTTGAAAATGATCTTGTTGCACGTGTGGGTGATTTTGGATTGGCAAGGCTTCTCCCAAAACCCATCAACAGATCTTCCGAGCAAGGAACCAGCAGTATAATAGCTATAAAAGGAACAATCGGCCGCGCAGCCCCAG AGTACGGAATGGGTCTTGTTGCATCAACTCTAGGAGATGTCTATAGCTGTGGTATTCTTTTGCTAGAGATGATCACTAGGAGGAGGCCAACAGATGATATGTTTATGGATGAACTAGATATACATAACTATGTTAATAGGGATCTGTCTGAACAAGTTTGTGAGATCGTGGATCCCTTGATTCTTTCTAAAGCAGGAGATGGAAACAGAAGAATGACTCCTGGAAGGGAAAATATCAATGGTGGAAGAGAGACGGAGTGTATTATTTCCCTGTTAAAACTCGGCCTCAAATGCTCACAAAGATTGCCAAATGATCGGATGCACATGGATGAAGTTGTCCGCAAATTACATCTCATTAAGGATGTTTTTCTTGGTGTCAGGTTACATCAAGCAAATCTTGAAGTTTAA
- the LOC140012802 gene encoding LRR receptor-like serine/threonine-protein kinase EFR, producing the protein MWGFRSSSTLAGIFLLLSVAVNFSAAKHFQNETDRLALLEFKKQIYDDPFGVLNSWSYSQHHCQWEGVTCGTRHQRVIALILRHKQLSGTISPHVGNLSFMRLIHLEENQFHGEIPQEFGRLFRLRVLNLSSNAISGKIPANLSYCLEMTTINLKMNKLEGKIPIDQLSNLKKLEIFYLHANNFTGEIPSCIGNLSSLTALSLGFNNLEGNLPMEMGLLKRLAKLGIAENKLSGTIPASIFNSSAITTISAPENSFYGNLPTNIGLTLPNLKLLAVGENKFSGNFPTSITNASGLQILDLDQNMFAGQIPTNLGDLTQLNVLSLSDNLFGSNSRGDLGFIGSLTNCSNLRILALSINKFGGNIPRVMSNLSNQLTQLYLGGNQLSGTIPEGFGNFVSLYLLGLEENHLSGVIPRDFGKLQNLQLLSLYQNELSGQIVSTLCNATRLYHLNLSFNQFEGGNIFDNVLMSCQNLQYLDISHNNFTGIISPQFLQTHSSSLMYIKIGENSFSGSLPPEVGKLIHLVDFNVSHNQFAGDIPISLADCSNLANLSMQANFFQGTIPPNLASWKSIQKLDLSRNNLTGSIPKELEKLQYLRYLNLSYNNIEGEVPNTGIFSNASQISLIGNNKLCGGIPELEFPPCPVIKGKNRGKLKVVILLSIVLPATLLVLVTVLLYFLVYRKRERRLVAGFSIMPPRIDELLRLSYHELLRATSGFSPENLIGSGNFGSVYKGRLEKHGNKLVAVKVLDLQKNGASKSFKAECKALRNIRHRNLVSIVSYCSSIDSKGDEFKALIYEFMENGNLDLWLHPSETTAQATSSRSLNLSQKLNIAIDVASALQYLHDHCEAEIVHCDLKPSNILLDNDLVAHVGDFGLARLLPKPVNTSSEQRTSSTIALKGSIGYAAPDLQEISNH; encoded by the exons ATGTGGGGATTTCGCTCATCATCAACATTAGCGGGCATTTTTCTCCTACTCTCAGTTGCCGTGAACTTTTCAGCTGCAAAACATTTTCAAAATGAGACCGATCGCCTTGCTCTGCTTGAATTCAAGAAGCAGATATATGATGACCCGTTTGGAGTCCTGAATTCTTGGAGCTACTCACAGCACCATTGCCAGTGGGAAGGAGTCACTTGTGGTACTCGACATCAAAGGGTCATAGCCTTGATTCTAAGGCATAAGCAGTTGTCTGGAACCATATCTCCTCATGTCGGAAATCTAAGCTTCATGAGGCTCATCCATCTTGAGGAGAATCAATTCCATGGTGAGATTCCCCAAGAATTTGGTCGCCTCTTCAGGCTGAGAGTCTTGAACCTCTCAAGTAACGCAATCAGTGGAAAAATCCCAGCAAACCTGAGCTACTGCCTAGAGATGACGACTATTAACCTAAAGATGAACAAGCTAGAGGGGAAAATTCCGATTGATCAGCTGagcaatttgaagaagcttgaaattttttatcttcacgCAAACAATTTTACAGGAGAGATTCCCTCCTGCATTGGTAACTTATCATCATTGACTGCACTCAGTCTTGGCTTTAACAATCTGGAGGGAAATTTGCCCATGGAAATGGGGCTCTTAAAAAGGTTAGCTAAATTAGGAATTGCAGAAAATAAACTCTCTGGTACAATCCCTGCTTCTATCTTTAATAGTTCAGCCATTACTACCATTTCAGCACCCGAAAATTCCTTTTATGGTAATCTCCCAACCAACATAGGTCTCACCCTACCAAATCTGAAACTATTAGCTGTTGGGGAAAACAAGTTCTCTGGAAACTTTCCAACTTCAATCACCAATGCTTCTGGGCTTCAGATACTTGATCTCGACCAAAATATGTTTGCAggccaaattccaactaatttAGGAGATCTGACACAACTTAATGTTTTATCTCTTAGTGATAATCTCTTCGGCAGTAATTCTAGAGGCGACTTGGGTTTTATTGGATCACTGACCAACTGCAGTAATCTAAGAATCCTTGCCCTGAGTATCAATAAATTTGGAGGTAATATACCTAGAGTCATGTCCAATCTCTCAAATCAACTCACTCAATTGTACTTGGGGGGAAATCAACTGTCAGGAACTATTCCAGAAGGATTTGGAAATTTTGTCAGCCTATATCTCCTTGGCCTTGAAGAAAACCATCTTTCAGGGGTCATTCCAAGAGATTTTGGCAAATTACAAAATTTGCAACTTCTAAGTCTATACCAAAATGAGTTGTCAGGACAGATAGTCTCTACCCTATGCAATGCCACACGTCTATACCATCTGAACTTATCATTTAACCAGTTTGAAGGGGGCAATATATTTGACAATGTTCTTATGAGCTGTCAAAATTTGCAATATCTGGATATATCTCATAACAACTTCACTGGAATTATATCACCACAATTTTTGCAGACGCACTCATCATCACTGATGTACATCAAAATAGGTGAAAATTCATTTAGTGGTTCTCTACCTCCTGAAGTTGGAAAGCTTATACATTTGGTGGATTTCAATGTTTCCCACAACCAATTTGCTGGAGATATACCCATATCACTTGCTGATTGTTCAAATCTGGCGAATCTCTCCATGCAGGCCAATTTTTTCCAAGGAACAATTCCACCAAATTTGGCTTCTTGGAAGAGCATCCAGAAATTAGACCTTTCACGTAATAACTTGACTGGATCAATACCAAAAGAACTTGAGAAGCTTCAATATTTAAGGTACTTAAACCTTTCCTACAACAACATCGAGGGAGAGGTACCAAACACAGGGATTTTCAGCAATGCAAGTCAAATATCATTGATTGGCAACAACAAACTCTGTGGAGGCATTCCGGAATTGGAGTTCCCACCTTGTCCAGTGATTAAGgggaaaaacagaggaaagcTGAAGGTTGTCATATTGCTGTCCATTGTTTTACCGGCAACGCTTCTGGTCCTTGTTACAGTGTTGTTATATTTCTTGGTATAtcgaaaaagagaaagaagactGGTGGCTGGATTCTCTATCATGCCCCCTAGAATCGATGAGCTCTTACGGCTTTCTTACCATGAACTTCTTCGTGCAACATCTGGATTTTCTCCAGAAAACTTAATTGGTTCAGGAAATTTTGGATCTGTCTACAAAGGAAGGCTAGAAAAACATGGCAACAAGCTTGTAGCAGTTAAAGTTCTTGATCTTCAAAAGAACGGAGCTTCGAAAAGTTTTAAGGCCGAGTGCAAAGCATTGAGAAATATTCGCCACAGAAACCTCGTTTCTATCGTGAGTTATTGCTCCAGTATTGATTCCAAGGGTGATGAATTCAAAGCTCTAATCTATGAGTTCATGGAAAATGGAAATCTGGACCTGTGGCTGCATCCTTCAGAGACAACTGCTCAGGCAACAAGCTCAAGAAGTCTTAATCTTTCTCAGAAGCTAAATATTGCAATTGATGTGGCTTCAGCATTGCAATATCTTCACGACCACTGCGAAGCTGAGATTGTTCACTGTGATCTAAAACCAAGTAACATTCTTCTTGACAATGATCTTGTTGCTCATGTGGGTGATTTTGGATTGGCAAGGCTTCTCCCAAAACCCGTCAACACTTCTTCCGAGCAAAGAACCAGCAGTACTATTGCCTTAAAAGGATCAATCGGTTATGCAGCTCCAG atttacAGGAGATCTCTAATCACTGA